One Panicum virgatum strain AP13 chromosome 9K, P.virgatum_v5, whole genome shotgun sequence genomic region harbors:
- the LOC120650164 gene encoding tubulin beta-3 chain-like — translation MREILHIQGGQCGNQIGAKFWEVICGEHAVDSTGRYSGSSAQQLERINVYYNEAGGGRYVPRAVLMDLEPGTMESIRAGPFGGIFRPDNFVYGQSGAGNNWAKGHYTEGAELIDAVLDVVRKEAENCDCLQGFQVCHSLGGGTGSGMGTLLISKIREEYPDRMMLTFSVFPSPKVSDTVVEPYNATLSVHQLVENADECMVLDNEALYDICFRTLKLTNPSFGDLNHLISATMSGVTCCLRFPGQLNSDLRKLAVNLIPFPRLHFFMVGFAPLTSRGSQQYRALTVPELTQQMWDAKNMMCAADPRHGRYLTASAMFRGKMSTKEVDEQMINVQNKNSSYFVEWIPNNVKSSVCDIPPVGLSMASTFVGNSTSIQEMFRRVSEQFTAMFRRKAFLHWYTSEGMDEMEFTEAESNMNDLVAEYQQYQDATAEEYDDEEVDGEEDHA, via the exons ATGAGGGAGATCCTGCACATCCAGGGCGGCCAGTGCGGCAACCAGATCGGCGCCAAGTTCTGGGAGGTGATCTGCGGGGAGCACGCCGTCGACTCCACGGGCCGCTACTCGGGGTCCTCCGCGCAGCAGCTCGagcggatcaacgtctactacAACGAGGCCGGGGGCGGCCGCTACGTGCCCCGCGCCGTGCTCATGGACCTCGAGCCCGGCACCATGGAGTCCATCCGCGCCGGCCCCTTCGGCGGCATCTTCCGCCCCGACAACTTCGTCTACGGCCAGTCCGGCGCCGGCAACAACTGGGCCAAGGGCCACTACACCGAGGGCGCCGAGCTCATCGACGCCGTCCTCGACGTCGTGCGCAAGGAGGCCGAGAACTGCGACTGCCTCCAAG GGTTCCAAGTATGCCACTCCCTGGGTGGAGGCACGGGATCCGGCATGGGCACCCTGCTCATCTCCAAGATCCGCGAGGAGTACCCCGACCGCATGATGCTCACCTTCTCCGTGTTCCCGTCGCCCAAGGTGTCGGACACCGTGGTGGAGCCCTACAACGCGACGCTGTCCGTGCACCAGCTGGTGGAGAACGCGGACGAGTGCATGGTCCTCGACAACGAGGCGCTCTACGACATCTGCTTCCGCACCCTCAAGCTCACCAACCCTTCGT TTGGTGACCTGAACCATCTGATCTCGGCGACGATGAGCGGCGTGACGTGCTGCCTTCGGTTCCCCGGGCAGCTGAACTCGGACCTCCGGAAGCTGGCCGTGAACCTGATCCCGTTCCCGCGGCTGCACTTCTTCATGGTGGGGTTCGCGCCCCTGACGTCGCGCGGGTCGCAGCAGTACCGCGCGCTGACGGTGCCGGAGCTGACGCAGCAGATGTGGGACGCCAAGAACATGATGTGCGCGGCGGACCCGCGTCACGGGCGCTACCTGACGGCGTCGGCCATGTTCCGGGGCAAGATGAGCACCAAGGAGGTGGACGAGCAGATGATCAACGTGCAGAACAAGAACTCGTCCTACTTCGTCGAGTGGATCCCCAACAACGTCAAGTCGAGCGTCTGTGACATCCCGCCCGTCGGCCTGTCCATGGCCTCCACCTTCGTCGGCAACTCCACCTCCATCCAGGAGATGTTCCGGCGCGTCAGCGAGCAGTTCACGGCCATGTTCCGCCGCAAGGCCTTCCTGCACTGGTACACCAGCGAGGGCATGGACGAGATGGAGTTCACCGAGGCCGAGAGCAACATGAACGACCTCGTCGCCGAGTACCAGCAGTACCAGGACGCCACCGCCGAGGagtacgacgacgaggaggtcgACGGCGAAGAGGACCACGCCTGA